A single genomic interval of Aythya fuligula isolate bAytFul2 chromosome 28, bAytFul2.pri, whole genome shotgun sequence harbors:
- the SLC39A1 gene encoding zinc transporter ZIP1 — translation MAAGGGPGAAELAWSPGAAPRGAPPELGLKLGALGALLLLPLGCGLGPLCCLRHPPGTADLQSPGLSLLSCFAGGVLLGTCLLDLLPSYLAGIAAALDELRVPLEFPLPEFILAMGFFLVLVLEQAALAQQDTTDPSRGGEDEDEEDTTAAARALLPAGTPRNPPGSPNPPSPLRSGLLVLALALHGALEGLALGLQEAGGAALRLCLALLLHKGLVAFSLALQLLRGRLRRGAVAACLLLFALTAPLGVAVGLAVTGPVWGGGGAGGLGPRQRLCRSVLEGLAAGTFLYVAFLEVLPRELGGARLRVPKVLALLGGFGLVTAVLFIRI, via the exons gccTCGAGGGGCCCCCCCCGAGCTGGGGCTGAagctgggggctctgggggcgctgctgctgctgcccctgggctGCGGGCTGGGGCCGCTCTGCTGCCTGCGGCACCCCCCGGGCACCGCCG acttGCAGAGCCCGGGGCTGAGCCTGCTGAGCTGCTTCGCGGGGGGCGTCCTGCTGGGCACCTGCCTGCTCGACCTCCTGCCCTCATACCTGGCCGGCATCGCCGCCGCGCTGGACGAGCTGCGCGTCCCG CTGGAGTTCCCCCTCCCCGAATTCATCCTGGCCATGGGCTTCttcctggtgctggtgctggagcaggcGGCGCTGGCCCAACAAGACACCACCGACCCCAGCCGGGGGGGCGAGGACGAGGATGAAGAAGACACAACAGCGGCGGCACGAGCCCTTCTACCCGCCGGCACCCCCCGCAACCCCCCCGGCTCCCCGaatccccccagccccttgcgctcggggctgctggtgctggcgcTGGCGCTGCACGGGGCGCTGGAGGGGCTggcgctggggctgcaggaggccgGGGGGGCCGCGCTGCGCCTGTGCCtggcgctgctgctgcacaaGGGGCTGGTGGCCTTCAGCCTGGCGCTGCAGCTGCTGCGGGGCCGCCTGCGGCGGGGGGCCGTGGccgcctgcctgctgctcttcGCCCTCACGGCCCCGCTGGGCGTCGCGGTGGGGCTGGCGGTGACGGGGCcggtttggggtggggggggtgccggggggctaGGCCCGAGGCAGCGGCTGTGCCGCAGCGTGCTGGAGGGGCTGGCGGCCGGCACCTTCCTCTACGTGGCTTTCCTGGAGGTGCTGCcccgggagctggggggggcccGGCTGCGCGTCCCCAAGGTGCTGGCGCTGCTGGGGGGCTTCGGCCTCGTCACCGCCGTGCTCTTCATCAGGATCTGA
- the CRTC2 gene encoding CREB-regulated transcription coactivator 2: MAAAGAGAGPGPGAGSSAGAGASNPRKFSEKIALQKQRQAEETAAFEEVMMEICSTRLQAQKLRLAHSRGPYYSGSLPNVNQIGSGVSDFQGPLHSPLDSTRSTRHHGLVERVQRDPRRMMSPLRRYVRQIDSSPYGPTYLSPPPEPSWRRTMPWGNLPMEKGHLFRLPSALNRTNSDSALHTSVMNPAPQDAYLGPSQGAPPPGRRGGFLDGDADSKVPPIEESFDDNKHSLKPWDTKKLSSSSARPRSCEVPGIHIFPSPDQPANVPLIPSALNTGGSLPDLTNLHFPSPLPTPLDPDESAYPSLSGGSSTSNLANTMTHLGISGGMGLGTGYDSPGLTSPMQSSLSNPSLQSSLSNPNLQASLRSPSLQSSLSNPSLQSSQSSSSIPSSLSNQSLPSSLSSSLSNPSLPTSPRSQPMQSSPSNPSLPSGLSASSYPMVQASISTSPRRRVPLSPLTLPMGGDSRRQHPKQFSPTMSPTLSSITQGVPLDTSKLPADQRLPPYSYSQPGLVLPSQPQPGQKTLQQPPPQPPLPPAPAVRPPGAAAQRPYAPQYQPDAPLQHPPLGQPLGDFGIGSLEQFGMGESPTGNNNSGAFPEELGALYPPPPGESYDPHVLNRQNLSNCGRHGPVPNIILTGDSPPGISKEIATALAGVPGFEVEAAALGLEEELKIEPLSLDGLHMLSDPYALLTDPAVEDSFRTDRLQ, encoded by the exons atggcggcggcgggcgcgggggccgggcccgggcccggTGCGGGTTCCTCGGCCGGCGCCGGGGCCTCGAACCCGCGGAAGTTCAGCGAGAAAATCGCGCTGCAGAAGCAGCGGCAGGCGGAGGAGACGGCGGCCTTCGAGGAGGTGAtgatggagatctgctccacacGG CTGCAGGCGCAGAAGCTGAGGCTGGCGCACAGCCGGGGCCCCTACTACAGCGGCTCGCTGCCCAACGTCAACCAGATCGGCAGCGGCGTCTCCGACTTCCAG GGCCCCCTGCACTCGCCGCTGGACTCGACGCGCAGCACGCGGCACCACGGCCTGGTGGAGAGGGTGCAGCGGGACCCGCGCCGGATGATGTCCCCCCTGCGCCGCTACGTGCGCCAG ATCGACAGCTCGCCCTACGGCCCCACCTACCTGTCGCCCCCGCCGGAGCCCAGCTGGAGGAG GACCATGCCCTGGGGGAACCTCCCCATGGAGAAGGGCCACCTCTTCAGGCTGCCATCAGCTCTCAACAG AACAAACTCGGACTCGGCGCTGCACACCAGCGTGATGAACCCGGCCCCCCAGGACGCCTACCTGGGCCCCTCGCAGGGCGcccccccgcccggccgccgcGGCG gttttctggACGGGGACGCGGACAGTAAAG tgCCTCCCATCGAAGAGAGCTTCGACGACAACAAGCACTCGCTCAAGCCCTGGGACACCAAGAAG CTCTCCTCGTCCTCGGCCCGGCCGCGCTCCTGCGAAGTCCCTGGGATCCA CATCTTCCCATCCCCGGACCAGCCTGCCAACGTCCCCCTCATCCCCTCGGCCCTCAACACGGGGGGCTCGCTCCCCGACCTCACCAACCTGCACTTCCCCTCGCCGCTGCCCACCCCGCTCGACCCGGACGAGAGCGCCTACCCCAGCCTGAgcgggggcagcagcaccagcaacCTGGCCAACACCATGACGCACCTGGGCATCAGCGGGGGCATGGGGCTGGGCACCGGCTACGACTCGCCAG GACTTACCTCACCTATGCAGAGCTCCCTGAGTAACCCGTCCCTGCAGTCCTCGCTTAGCAATCCCAACCTCCAGGCCTCCCTGCGCAGCCCCTCGCTCCAGTCCTCCCTCAGCAACCCCTCGCTGCAGTCctcccagagcagctcctccatcccctcctcGCTCTCCAACCAGTCCCTGCCCTCCTCGCTCTCCTCCTCGCTCAGCAACCCCTCGCTGCCCACGTCCCCCCGCAGCCAGCCCATGCAGTCCTCCCCCAGCAACCCCAGCCTGCCCTCCGGCTTGAGCGCCTCCTCCTACCCCATGGTGCAGGCGTCCATAAGCACCTCGCCCCGCCGACGGGTCCCGCTCAGCCCCCTCACCCTCCCAATGGGTGGCGACTCCAGGAGGCAGCACCCCAAACAGTTCTCACCAACAATGTCACCCACATTGTCCTCCATCACCCAG GGGGTGCCCCTGGACACCAGCAAGCTGCCGGCCGACCAGCGCCTCCCGCCGTACTCCTACAGCCAGCCCGGCCTCGTCCTGCCGTCCCAGCCGCAGCCCGGGCAGAaaaccctgcagcagccccccccgcagccgcctctgcccccagccccagcggtGCGACCCCCCGGCGCGGCCGCCCAGCGCCCCTACGCCCCCCAGTACCAGCCTGACgcccccctgcagcacccgcCGCTGGGGCAGCCGCTGGGCGACTTTGGCATCGGCAGC TTGGAGCAGTTCGGCATGGGGGAGAGCCCCACGGGCAACAACAACAGCGGCGCCTTCCccgaggagctgggggctctgtacccgcccccccccggcgaGAGCTACGACCCCCACGTCCTCAACCGGCAGAACCTGAGCAACTGCGGCCGCCATGGCCCCGTGCCCAACATCATCCTCACCg GGGACTCTCCGCCCGGGATCTCCAAGGAGATCGCCACGGCGCTGGCCGGGGTGCCGGGCTTCGAGGtggaggcggcggcgctggggctggaggaggagctgAAGATCGAACCGCTCAGCCTGGACGGACTGCACATGCTGAGCGACCCCTACGCGCTGCTCACCGACCCCGCCGTCGAGGACTCCTTCCGCACCGACCGCCTGCAGTga